The proteins below come from a single Thermostichus vulcanus str. 'Rupite' genomic window:
- the rpmH gene encoding 50S ribosomal protein L34 → MTKRTLRGTNRRRIRVSGFRARMQTATGRQVLRRRRAKGRHRLAVS, encoded by the coding sequence ATGACCAAGCGTACCCTTCGCGGCACCAATCGCAGACGGATCCGAGTCTCTGGGTTCCGGGCCAGAATGCAAACTGCAACCGGGCGTCAAGTTTTGCGACGGCGGCGAGCCAAAGGGCGGCATCGTCTGGCAGTTTCCTGA